A genomic window from Betta splendens chromosome 24, fBetSpl5.4, whole genome shotgun sequence includes:
- the smek1 gene encoding serine/threonine-protein phosphatase 4 regulatory subunit 3 isoform X6: MTDTRRRVKVYTLNEERQWDDRGTGHVSSGYVERLKGTSLLVRAESDGSLLLESKINPNTAYQKQQDTLIVWSEAENYDLALSFQEKAGCDEIWEKICQVQGKDPSVDITQDVVDESEEERFDDMSSPGLELPPCELNRLEDLAELVASSLPSPLRREKLALAVENEGYIRKLLELFRMCEDLDNTDGLHHLYEIIKGIFLLNRTALFEVMFSDECIMDVIGCLEFDPALPQPRRHREFLTKTARFKEVIPISDPELRQKIHQTYRVQYIQDMVLPTPSVFEENMLSTLHSFIFFNKVEIVGMLQDDEKFLTDLFAQLTDEATDDDKRHELVNFLKEFCAFSQTLQPQNRDAFFKTLSNMGILPALEVILGMDDVQVRGAATDIFSYLVEYNPSMVREFVMQESQQNDDDILLINLIIEHMICDTDPELGGAVQLMGLLRTLVDPENMLATANKTEKTEFLSFFYKHCMHVLSAPLLANTTEEKPSKDDFQTSQLLALILELLTFCVEHHTYHIKNYIINKDILRRVLVLTASHHAFLALCALRFMRRIIGLKDEFYNRYIMRNFLFEPVIKAFLNNGSRYNLMNSAIIEMFEYVRVEDVKSLTAHIIENYWKALEDVDYVQTFKGLKLRYEQQRERQDNPKLDSMRSILRNHRFRRDARTLEDEEEMWFNADEDDLEDGEAVVPPSDKLKPGEDLMEPISKFMERKKLKDTEDKEVLGKSSLSGRQNPSFKLSFSGSTKTSLSSPPSSASLNPGSPGSPGSPGSGTRSSPSSTTVTTTGGLVGLVDYPDDDDEEEEEDEDGESKEDTPPPSKKSKLSS; the protein is encoded by the exons ATGACGGACACTCGTCGACGAGTTAAAGTCTATACCCTCAACGAGGAAAGGCAGTGGGACGACCGCGGGACCGGGCATGTTTCCTCTGGTTATGTGGAGCGATTGAAAGGCACGTCGTTGCTGGTGCGAGCAGAAAGCGACG GTTCGTTACTGCTGGAATCTAAAATCAACCCAAACACAGCCTACCAGAAACAGCAG GATACACTGATAGTATGGTCAGAGGCTGAAAATTATGATCTAGCACTCAGCTTCCAAGAGAAGGCTGGCTGTGATGAAATCTGGGAAAAAATATGCCAG GTTCAGGGAAAGGACCCGTCAGTGGATATCACTCAGGATGTGGTGGACGAGTCTGAGGAGGAGCGTTTTGACGACATGTCTTCACCGGGTCTGGAGTTACCACCATGTGAACTCAATCGCTTGGAGGACCTGGCCGAGCTGGTAGCCTCCTCACTCCCATCGCCACTGCGGCGTGAAAAACTGGCACTGGCTGTGGAGAATGAGGGATATATTCGCAAGCTTCTGGAACTGTTCCGCATGTGTGAGGATTTAGACAACACAGACGGACTACATCACCTTTATGAAATAATTAAAGGCATCTTTCTGCTCAATCGTACTGCACTGTTTGAGGTAATGTTCTCTGATGAGTGCATTATGGACGTAATTGGTTGCCTGGAGTTTGACCCCGCATTACCACAGCCACGGCGGCATCGGGAGTTTCTAACTAAGACAGCGCGCTTTAAGGAGGTGATCCCCATTTCTGATCCTGAACTGCGTCAGAAAATACACCAAACATATCGAGTGCAGTATATCCAGGACATGGTGCTGCCAACACCCTCTGTTTTTGAGGAAAATATGCTGTCCACCCTGCACTCCTTTATCTTCTTCAACAAGGTAGAGATTGTGGGCATGCTACAG GATGATGAGAAGTTCCTGACAGACCTCTTTGCACAGCTAACGGATGAGGCTACTGATGACGACAAAAGACACGAGCTG GTGAACTTCCTAAAGGAATTCTGTGCATTCTCACAAACATTACAACCTCAAAACAGAGACGCCTTCTTCAAGACGTTGTCAAACATGGGCATTCTACCTGCACTAGAGGTCATACTG GGAATGGATGATGTTCAGGTGCGTGGGGCAGCCACAGATATCTTTTCCTATCTGGTGGAGTACAACCCTTCTATGGTACGAGAGTTTGTCatgcaggagtcacagcagaacGATGAT GACATCCTACTGATCAACCTGATCATAGAACATATGATCTGTGATACAGACCCTGAACTAGGGGGGGCAGTGCAACTAATGGGCTTGCTACGTACTCTAGTGGACCCAGAGAACATGTTGGCTACTGCTAAT aaaacagagaagacaGAGTTCCTGAGCTTTTTCTACAAGCACTGTATGCATGTCCTCTCAGCCCCACTACTGGCCAACACCACGGAGGAGAAGCCTAGTAAAG ATGATTTTCAAACTTCTCAGTTGCTGGCCTTGATTTTGGAGCTGCTGACATTTTGTGTTGAGCACCACACCTATCACATCAAAAACTATATCATCAACAAGGACATTCTTAGGAGGGTACTGGTTCTCACTGCCTCTCACCACGCCTTCCTGGCACTAT GTGCCCTACGGTTCATGCGGCGGATCATTGGTCTGAAGGATGAATTCTACAATCGCTACATCATGAGAAACTTTCTCTTTGAGCCTGTCATCAAAGCCTTCCTCAACAATGGCTCACGCTACAATCTCATGAACTCAGCCATCATTGAGATGTTTGAGTATGTGCGTGTG GAGGATGTGAAGTCTCTCACAGCTCATATAATAGAGAACTACTGGAAGGCCTTGGAGGATGTGGATTATGTTCAGACATTCAAGGGCCTAAAGCTGCGATAtgagcaacagagagagaggcaggacaACCCCAAATTGGATAG CATGCGCTCCATCCTGAGGAACCATCGCTTTCGTCGAGATGCACGGACtctggaagatgaagaggagatgTGGTTCAATGCAGATGAGGATGACCTTGAGGATGGTGAGGCAGTGGTACCTCCATCGGATAAGCTGAAACCCGGGGAGGACCTCATGGAACCCATAAGCAAGTTcatggaaagaaagaaat TGAAAGACACAGAGGACAAGGAAGTACTGGGAAAGTCGAGCTTGTCTGGCAGACAGAATCCCAGCTTCAAACTTTCCTTTTCTGGCTCCACTAAAACCAGCCTGTCCAGCCCCCCTTCATCTGCCTCACTCAACCCTGGTTCTCCAGGATCGCCAGGATCTCCAGGTTCCGGGACACGGAGCTCACCCTCCAGCACAACTGTAACCACAACG GGAGGCTTAGTGGGACTGGTGGACTACCCTGATGAcgacgatgaggaggaagaagaggatgaagatggtGAAAGCAAAGAGGACACCCCACCACCCTCCAAAAAGTCCAAACTAAGCTCTTAA
- the smek1 gene encoding serine/threonine-protein phosphatase 4 regulatory subunit 3 isoform X5, which yields MTDTRRRVKVYTLNEERQWDDRGTGHVSSGYVERLKGTSLLVRAESDGSLLLESKINPNTAYQKQQDTLIVWSEAENYDLALSFQEKAGCDEIWEKICQVQGKDPSVDITQDVVDESEEERFDDMSSPGLELPPCELNRLEDLAELVASSLPSPLRREKLALAVENEGYIRKLLELFRMCEDLDNTDGLHHLYEIIKGIFLLNRTALFEVMFSDECIMDVIGCLEFDPALPQPRRHREFLTKTARFKEVIPISDPELRQKIHQTYRVQYIQDMVLPTPSVFEENMLSTLHSFIFFNKVEIVGMLQDDEKFLTDLFAQLTDEATDDDKRHELVNFLKEFCAFSQTLQPQNRDAFFKTLSNMGILPALEVILGMDDVQVRGAATDIFSYLVEYNPSMVREFVMQESQQNDDDILLINLIIEHMICDTDPELGGAVQLMGLLRTLVDPENMLATANKTEKTEFLSFFYKHCMHVLSAPLLANTTEEKPSKDDFQTSQLLALILELLTFCVEHHTYHIKNYIINKDILRRVLVLTASHHAFLALCALRFMRRIIGLKDEFYNRYIMRNFLFEPVIKAFLNNGSRYNLMNSAIIEMFEYVRVDVKSLTAHIIENYWKALEDVDYVQTFKGLKLRYEQQRERQDNPKLDSMRSILRNHRFRRDARTLEDEEEMWFNADEDDLEDGEAVVPPSDKLKPGEDLMEPISKFMERKKLKDTEDKEVLGKSSLSGRQNPSFKLSFSGSTKTSLSSPPSSASLNPGSPGSPGSPGSGTRSSPSSTTVTTTVHVSILAGGLVGLVDYPDDDDEEEEEDEDGESKEDTPPPSKKSKLSS from the exons ATGACGGACACTCGTCGACGAGTTAAAGTCTATACCCTCAACGAGGAAAGGCAGTGGGACGACCGCGGGACCGGGCATGTTTCCTCTGGTTATGTGGAGCGATTGAAAGGCACGTCGTTGCTGGTGCGAGCAGAAAGCGACG GTTCGTTACTGCTGGAATCTAAAATCAACCCAAACACAGCCTACCAGAAACAGCAG GATACACTGATAGTATGGTCAGAGGCTGAAAATTATGATCTAGCACTCAGCTTCCAAGAGAAGGCTGGCTGTGATGAAATCTGGGAAAAAATATGCCAG GTTCAGGGAAAGGACCCGTCAGTGGATATCACTCAGGATGTGGTGGACGAGTCTGAGGAGGAGCGTTTTGACGACATGTCTTCACCGGGTCTGGAGTTACCACCATGTGAACTCAATCGCTTGGAGGACCTGGCCGAGCTGGTAGCCTCCTCACTCCCATCGCCACTGCGGCGTGAAAAACTGGCACTGGCTGTGGAGAATGAGGGATATATTCGCAAGCTTCTGGAACTGTTCCGCATGTGTGAGGATTTAGACAACACAGACGGACTACATCACCTTTATGAAATAATTAAAGGCATCTTTCTGCTCAATCGTACTGCACTGTTTGAGGTAATGTTCTCTGATGAGTGCATTATGGACGTAATTGGTTGCCTGGAGTTTGACCCCGCATTACCACAGCCACGGCGGCATCGGGAGTTTCTAACTAAGACAGCGCGCTTTAAGGAGGTGATCCCCATTTCTGATCCTGAACTGCGTCAGAAAATACACCAAACATATCGAGTGCAGTATATCCAGGACATGGTGCTGCCAACACCCTCTGTTTTTGAGGAAAATATGCTGTCCACCCTGCACTCCTTTATCTTCTTCAACAAGGTAGAGATTGTGGGCATGCTACAG GATGATGAGAAGTTCCTGACAGACCTCTTTGCACAGCTAACGGATGAGGCTACTGATGACGACAAAAGACACGAGCTG GTGAACTTCCTAAAGGAATTCTGTGCATTCTCACAAACATTACAACCTCAAAACAGAGACGCCTTCTTCAAGACGTTGTCAAACATGGGCATTCTACCTGCACTAGAGGTCATACTG GGAATGGATGATGTTCAGGTGCGTGGGGCAGCCACAGATATCTTTTCCTATCTGGTGGAGTACAACCCTTCTATGGTACGAGAGTTTGTCatgcaggagtcacagcagaacGATGAT GACATCCTACTGATCAACCTGATCATAGAACATATGATCTGTGATACAGACCCTGAACTAGGGGGGGCAGTGCAACTAATGGGCTTGCTACGTACTCTAGTGGACCCAGAGAACATGTTGGCTACTGCTAAT aaaacagagaagacaGAGTTCCTGAGCTTTTTCTACAAGCACTGTATGCATGTCCTCTCAGCCCCACTACTGGCCAACACCACGGAGGAGAAGCCTAGTAAAG ATGATTTTCAAACTTCTCAGTTGCTGGCCTTGATTTTGGAGCTGCTGACATTTTGTGTTGAGCACCACACCTATCACATCAAAAACTATATCATCAACAAGGACATTCTTAGGAGGGTACTGGTTCTCACTGCCTCTCACCACGCCTTCCTGGCACTAT GTGCCCTACGGTTCATGCGGCGGATCATTGGTCTGAAGGATGAATTCTACAATCGCTACATCATGAGAAACTTTCTCTTTGAGCCTGTCATCAAAGCCTTCCTCAACAATGGCTCACGCTACAATCTCATGAACTCAGCCATCATTGAGATGTTTGAGTATGTGCGTGTG GATGTGAAGTCTCTCACAGCTCATATAATAGAGAACTACTGGAAGGCCTTGGAGGATGTGGATTATGTTCAGACATTCAAGGGCCTAAAGCTGCGATAtgagcaacagagagagaggcaggacaACCCCAAATTGGATAG CATGCGCTCCATCCTGAGGAACCATCGCTTTCGTCGAGATGCACGGACtctggaagatgaagaggagatgTGGTTCAATGCAGATGAGGATGACCTTGAGGATGGTGAGGCAGTGGTACCTCCATCGGATAAGCTGAAACCCGGGGAGGACCTCATGGAACCCATAAGCAAGTTcatggaaagaaagaaat TGAAAGACACAGAGGACAAGGAAGTACTGGGAAAGTCGAGCTTGTCTGGCAGACAGAATCCCAGCTTCAAACTTTCCTTTTCTGGCTCCACTAAAACCAGCCTGTCCAGCCCCCCTTCATCTGCCTCACTCAACCCTGGTTCTCCAGGATCGCCAGGATCTCCAGGTTCCGGGACACGGAGCTCACCCTCCAGCACAACTGTAACCACAACGGTACATGTAAGCATATTAGCT GGAGGCTTAGTGGGACTGGTGGACTACCCTGATGAcgacgatgaggaggaagaagaggatgaagatggtGAAAGCAAAGAGGACACCCCACCACCCTCCAAAAAGTCCAAACTAAGCTCTTAA